The Hippoglossus hippoglossus isolate fHipHip1 chromosome 10, fHipHip1.pri, whole genome shotgun sequence DNA segment TGTGCCAACTCCAGACTAGTTTGCAAGATCTCTGGAGAGgtcatgaatgaaaacaacccTCCGATGATGCTTCCTAATGGTTACGTGTACGGCTACAATGTGAGTACCCCACAAGATGAACACTTACAATTAGGATAATAAGACTGTTCTCTCCTTAATTCATCATCGGCTCTGTATTATCTCTTCCAGTCCCTTCTGTCCATCCGCCAAGATGACAAAGTGGTGTGTCCCAGAACCAAAGAAGTCTTCAACTTCTCTCAGGCTGAGAAGGTCTACATCATGTGATCACTCAGATGAGCCCGGTCTGAACGTCGACATGATGGAAAACGGTCATTCATCACCTGTGACCTGCCACCCGTGGAGCTGTGATCTAGTGCCCTACCGCCCTccccccacacagacacacgcaaaATACCCTACAAACCCCTCCCCACCCAAAATTACATGATTGATTccttttcaccccccccccccccaactctaTCACACAGAAACTGGGCTCGACTCCTTTCAGACTGTTTTAGCAGTGGCTACAAGTCGTTCGATCTGATTCATTCAAGCACATGGACTATTAACATCGTCATTATCTTACAAGCCTTCACTCTCAAGATTAAAGACGAGAGGGAAAGGACTGAGGGGTTGTAAAAACGACTAGATAGATGTTCGATTTTactacaacaaataaaatcttGTTGAGGTTACTTTgccttttttccttttactagTCGTGTTCCTTTGTTACTTAAATAACGTGGCAGGACTGTGTTGACTCACAACATTAAGCAGACTAACACATGAGAGTTGggcttttcttttaaagacaaaCATGGCTGCCTGGTCTCATAGTAGCATCTTATTATGTGATGCATGCTGTTGTCTTTTAGCCATGTGCTGTTTGATGGATTGTTGAGGGCATATATTAATTGCCTCCTTAAAACTGCCTACTAACATTTTTGCATTTCACCCTCCTTGGCTGTGAAACTGGAGTCTGATTGGGCTGCtccttttcaaatgtaaatattagaTAGAAATTGGTCGTCCTCATGTGTAAATTCTGGGGTGTTTTTTGGGGACAAGTAACGACGACGAAGATTAACCTCCTGCAAAGATGTTGTGTGAGCTGAACAAGTCTTTTCTTGGCTGTTGACCTGACATGACCTGCAGTATCCTCCAGTTAACTGGTTGTCCGGTGTAACTCCTCGATGCTGAGGAAGCTGTTAGTTTCACAAACTTGGTAGTGTCAATTATAGTGTATTTACTaccaaaatgaaaattacaCAATATTCAAACAAGATAACCAACTTTGTTTGGATAAACAAAAttgtcttccttttttcttgtgtttttttcattttcagctcGACTCGACTTTATTTTCTTCAGCTAAAAGACTGGAAACCATTCAGTGATATGAACATAAAAGTGTCCCACAAATTCAACCTTACTGAAATCGTTTTAATTTCAtaattaaacttgtttttaattttaatttcatatATTTCTTATTCCATTACTATTTTTCAAACAAGATATAAAAGGACTGTGCAGATTGTTTGCTCTTCTGCTTGTGTTAAAGCTGCTTGTGGTACCAACACTACTTGGCAGTCTACTTGGcataaaagtacattttcatcAGTAGTTAATTTCTGTCATGCACAATCTTTTCTTTATGTTGGTTGAACCATCTTGCTTTTCTTGCAGTTCGAGAAGTAAAAACTTTTGCTTTTAGTAttgtaaaaacataacctgaCCTTTACGACTTTTTCTAGACGATGGACTGGAAATGGGAACAGCACATGACGTACTCAAACCTGGATTGTGGAGTAGTGGGACATGAAAGTTGACTTCAGGGTCAGCTAACGCACAACTAACTTACATGGTAGAAATGTAACAACACCCATTCAAAACAATccaaaattgcagttttatgttGAACATGATCAGTCTTGTGGTAAGTCATTTCTTCCATTTGTTGTTTATGGACAAACCAAAAGATGCCTCATTTGTGTCCCATTAATGGTTTGGAACTGTATCTGTAAAGACACAGactgtcctgtgtgtttgtgttgttagaATAGATAAAGGGATTGTTTCATAGCAATATGCCTCATAAAGATTTCAGTGAACTTTGAATTCggtgtttctttatttgcaaTGTCCGCTGTGTGGGCTCCAAACTCAGCATTAACATAAGCTGCGGAAGGTGTGACGAGGTAAACTGTTCATGTCTGTTCACATGGAAATGCAATGTGTTGTGTCTTTCACCTGAAACTACCTGAATCTCTATGGGCGAAGGAAGCCTggagtcatgtttttttgtgggggggggggagggtgtagcagtgaaaaactaaagcatacatgtatatataaacTTAATATATAGTTCATGATTTATGAGTAAACTGCAAGTAGGAAGAATTATAAGATTTTGcagtacaaatacataaatccTGGGATTTTTCCAAAGCCAGAAATTCACGGAGCTCACTGCCACCAGGAGGGATTTAGATTTTGGTGAACTAAgcatttacaaatctgattaatctgtttttgttttgtaaactGATTATCTggtgaaaaaaatattacagGTTTCCACAACCCTATTAACAATCTTTAAAGTGATTGTTTTAGGGGACCCATTggtccaaaacccaaagatactCAAATTACAGTGACGTACTACGTGTATGAATGAAAGATGTAATTTCAAACAGACACGTTGAATAAGCGCTGCGAGCCCAGTGACCTGTTGAATCCAAACCAGCAACTCATGGTTCTcactaaaatgttttaaacccaaaacaataacataaaaaaacgtGGAAACTCGCTTTTAAGCTTTATTAACACGCGAGTCTACGTTTTATTAATTGGGATGATCTCGTGGAAACCATCATAGTTTGAGTTTTCATTTCTTAATtgttttagagttttttttaaatatgtatatatatcgGTAAacaactctctctctatctctctctctctctctctttacgtATATAGAGTTGTTTACGCGCTGAAGAGCTCGCAGCGGACCGGAAGAGGAGGCGCCGTTTTTCTCGAGCCGCGCTCCGGTATAAATGCTGCTGCGTTCTTTCCCCTCCTCCACCATTTTGAGATTACCCAACGACTGCGTGACTTCAGCCAGCGTCTCGGTTCCTTTGTCTGAAAATGAGCGACCAGCTTTGTAAACTCTTCGTCGGCGGACTCAACGTGGACACCGACAGCGATGGCCTGCGCAAGCACTTCGAGCAGTACGGCACCCTGACCGACTGCGTGGTGGTGGTGAACAAGACGCTGCAGAGGTCGCGCTGCTTCGGCTTTGTGACCTACTCCACGCCGGAGGAGGCCGACTGCGCCATGGGGGCTAGGCCGCACACCGTCGACGGCAACACGGTCGAGGTGAAGCGCGCCGTGGCGAGGGAGGACGCCAACAAACCCGAGGCCCTCGCCAAGGTGAAGAAGATCTTCGTCGGTGGCTTGAAAGACGACATCGAGGAGGAGCACCTCATGGACCATTTCAGCCAGTACGGTGAGATCGAGAAGGCCGAAGTCATCTCCGACAAGGAGACCGGGAAGAAGAGAGGCTTCGGCTTCGTGTACTTCAACGAGCACGATGCGGCCGACAAGGCGGTTGTGGTGAAGTTTCACTCCATCAACGGACACAAAGTCGAGGTTAAGAAAGCCCTGACCAAGCAGGAGATGCAGGCGTCCGGCAGAGGCGGCATGGGGATGGGGGGTGGACGGGGAAGAGGCATGCGGGGTGGTCAAAATGGCTACGGCAACAGGGAGTACGGAAACTACAACTACGGAAATGGCGGAGGCTACAatggcggcggcggtggcggctaCGGAGGAGGCTACGGCGGATATGGCGGCGGCGGCTATGGCGACCAGGGAAGTGGGTATGGTGGTGGAAACGGCTACAACGAGTTTGGAAGCGGCTATGGTCAGCACACCTCCGGCTACGGCCCGATGAAAGGCGGGCCCTTCGGCGGCCAAAGGAGCGCGGCTCCCTACACCAGAGgaggcggtggcggcggcggtggctacccgagaggaggaggaggaggctatGGCAGCGGCGGCTACTAGACTGCACAATGGAAACCCGACCACCCATCCCCCGCCTCAACCGACCTCCAGCCTAAACTCAAATTCAGTTACGGGGCGTCTGCCGTGAAACCCAACCATGGCAGAGATATGGACACAGAGACCCCCTCTAATCATAACGAAGACCCCAAACAGGTAGGAAGGTCACTTCCCAGAAAGCCTGATAATAACGAGCAGCTGTTTGCCGTTCTACTAGGACACATaaacaagaataaaacacacaatgatcCCTTTTATGGACCCACACAGACGCCAGTGTGGTTGTCGATTAggttattaatttttttatttgcgtTCACTCGTTGTTTTTTGAAAGCTTTTTCAATGTAGGATTGTTTTTTgctgacatttttaaaagcaatttAGATTATACTTTGTTTCCTGAAGTAAACCTAGTGTGATTTCAATGTATGAGGATGAGAAAGCATGTTATGTGGATTTTGGATTTCATAGATCTGTTTTACTGATAAAACACCGATTTGTATGATTTACTTTGGGTCATTCAGCGAAGGCGGGAACGTGACACTGCAGGATCCAGTTTCCTTGTTTCCTTCCCCTTATATTGTATTCAAACTCCTCACGCATAGTACTAGTTTCAACCTAAGTAttgttcatttttccatttaCCTGTAGCAATATCTAATGTATATTGTATACTTTCATGTCTGGAGATCCAATCTACTGTTAAAACACTTTGGTATGCTTATGtatgttcattttaaataaaacgtTATACCACTTAGCTTAgttattttacttattatttaaCCAGGCTTCCTCAAGTTTATCCACAGGTTTTATCTTCTCCTTCTTGATCTTTAGTTCTTTCCCGCAGTTTATTCCCTTAAACTCAGGTGGGTGAAATGAATGGTTGTAGTCTACCCACAGCCAATGCATGTTGGCTTTGTAGGGTTTGACCTTTGCTaatatccttttttttatatttcttctcatttttaacatattttaatacATATCTTTATGTGGACATGAGGGCTCTGATATTTTATCTTTGATTATTCCTACATTTAGGTGTTCTTACTCCTTATTCCAGTAGGCTATCCCAGCCAAAATAGCCTAGCAGTTTGTTTGTAGGATACTTCAAGACCCTGTTGATTACCTGGGGTCGATTGTGATAGGAGTCTGAAATATCTCTTTAGGATATCCACATCCAGCAAACTAGGTATGTAAATCAACCTGTCTTCACTCTGTGTTGGTCAACCATGTATGGAATATCTTTGACATGGTGCACAAGGGCGCCATTTATTTAAAACGACTACTCATCATAGCTCAATGCgccttttttttatatgtagcTAATCTTAAATTAAGGGGGGTTACTTCATTTGGTCTTTTATTAACTTAAATTGGACGGTAGGAGACCCAAATTTAGTTCCACCATTAAATGGAGCCAGTAAATTGGTGTCTCCTCCAGAAAACTATTCTGTGTGCAgtttctcactttgtctctctcccaTCTCCTCCAGGTTGCTATGGTAACCTGGGTACGAGGACATCACCCCTGAAAACGATGGGGTGTGTGTCTCCATGCTGGCGGGGGGGACCGAGAGAGGCTGTGTCTTCTCCCCCTCAGGTGAAGTCAATTTCACAACGGATTCCAGTGTGTGGtcaaaatgaatatgaatgcaTCGCACAGGGTTATTGACCTGAGAGGTTGTGATTTGGGGTGTTTCACCAGTGAAGTGAATGCTCCccactgattttattttattactgtgAATATTACTTGACGTGACCTCTCATTGCAGGTTGTGGACATTAGTGGATTCCCTTTTAGGATGTTATTATACTTTATCTGACCTGGAGAGGTATTACTCCAAGTCAAATGAGAAAAGAATCAATTTGCGTCAACAAAAACTACAAGTATAACCAGCATTCCCAAAGAGTAATGGGTTATTTGAAGATACATTGAACATTATGTaagtattataattattgtcCTCAGATGATGCAGATACACTCAACATAAGTTTTCAAAGTACAATAAATTATGTCAACACACTTTAATGAAGGTATATACTAAATATCTACTTTTTCTTCAAGGACAAGCAGAAATAAAGTTGAATGACTTTATTGGTCATATCAGTTAAGAAGGAACATCTGTCTGCAGACTTGCTTCAAAATAGGGAACAATGATGGAAACTTGCCACTTTGATTAAATGCACACTTTGCTACGCACATGTCTGttcactttgaataaaaagttATACAAAATTTATCCGACCTCAAGTTTATTCAGGTATTACAGTTAAATGTTTATAGTTGCCTTGTTCCAACAGTTTCTGCACACAAAATTTTCTTCAAACTGGCTCCAGACCATGACCTGAGAACGCTTCTTAATTCTGGTTAGGTTTGTGATTAACAGGAAACAGAATTATGCAGGTATGTCGCCATGTGTCTCAGTGATGGTACATAGATCAGTCCAAATTTCAAAAGCCAACAGGAAGGCTTGTGACTGGCCCATTTGATCTGATATCAAAGtcagtgtgtaaaaaaaaaagtgctgcttttATTGTAAAATTTTAAGATTGCTGCAATTTTGGCATTGGTGATGTACGCTAACAGATGAGGTACAAAATGTTCATAATGTTAAAGAGTGAACTGGAGTAATCAAACCTGAGCTCACCAATTTATTGGCATTGTAATTTGTACATGCTGTAATGGCAAATGTGAGACATAACTAAAGTTTCATACAGTAAAATATGAGGAAAGTATAATCCTTAAATTAATCTAACTGATGTACATGATGATCCAGAAGACCTAGTGTGACACAAGTTGTCCTGATGTGTCAAAACTACTGTGCTTGTGATGCATGACTTGGTGAGCGGGGTGTAAATTTTCCattctgttttatcttttatagGTCAATGATGCCTCGGATCATTCCTTAGGACAAGAAACCTCTGTTAAGATGGTTTGGCTtttgatgcaaaaataaatctatatatatttttataccaACAGACTTGCTGTATTACTTTTTTATATTGAGCATGGTTTGGTTGAATGCCTCTCCCGGGGACACATCTTACATAGGGTCACTGAATATGATCATGCTTGTGAGGACAAAGAACCAATGGTGGATTATCAATATCTGAGTTTGAAAACGTTTTTGTGAATTTGCAGTACTGTAATGCCTTAAGTGTGTGCTGGTATTGGTGAAAGCTTGGCTGGACTGGTAATGTTATGATATGTGCCTCTTGAGTGGAAACCAAGGAAAGCTGTGTGAGAATCTTATTTGGAGCCAGGTTTCTGTATCTCAGCATGTGGCCGTTGAAAGGTGCGTTTTACTAGTTTTCCTATGTATATAAGCTATGCTTTACACTCAGTTACTTCCTTATCAAAGTATGGAGCAGAATTTAAAACGTAAAGAAACCAACTTGACCACCTGGTTTAACAGCTCGATGGATTCTGTAAGCAGATACTGCAGAATTCCTATTGACCAGAAGAACTTCCAGTGAGTGATCACAGCAAGCAATTCCTTAAAAACATTGGCGTGTTGCAACATGCTTTAATGTGATGTGGAATCTTTTGAAATGAATTTAAGAAGCAACCTGAAGATTTATTTCCCTGCAtcagcctggaggaggagagcaagaCGAGTTTCGTCTTTAATGAAAAGCAGAAGCTGTAAGCTCAAGGCCAAACTGCATTTCACAACTCCACAGTACAGTTGTGAGATTTTAAGCACAGCCCACACGTCTTAACATATGCTACTATAAAGAATTAGTGTTTTAATGAGTCGGGAACATCCTTGAAGTGATTGAGTCAGTGTTGGTCACCGAAGATTGCAAAACTATTATGCAAGACATTTGTGGTTTTCTGAGTGAATTGGTgcttcatttttaatttcatcagaCCAGTGTGATCAGTTGTCAATTGTAAATAATGAATGTCATATTGATAGGGGaaaatgtgttgcttttgtttGGGTATGATAATTGGTACTTAAAAATGAGTTTCCATCTTAAGCCTCTCAGGTGATACCAGATTGCTGCAGTTGACTGATTTACAGTGTGGACACTtgattatttaatgttttatttaatgtaaaaattttattttcaaactgtggCTGGAGATCTGTTGTTATCCTGTTAAGCTATAGTTCAGATTTCTGGTATATTTAAAGAAGAGAGGCCTTTACATTGTACAGGTATTAAGTAAAGTAAATGGGACATAGTTTCATCTTGTTTGCTCTTTTATATTGTCATGTGATAGTACTGCAGCAAAGCTAGTGCTCCAAACATATGCAGTATTTGTACTTCAATGGATggcttttatactttttattaaaTACCACAGCAGTGTAGtagtgctttttgtttttatatgaagGACACTGGTTGAAAAACCCCGCTTCGAGAGAAGGAAGTCAAGATCTCCGAGGGGACGTGAAAGCGCCAGCAACGAAAATCcctcctcagccaatcagagtggaGATTGTTTTCAAGACGACCAATCAGCGACTGATACGTCTTACGGCGGCGAGCGAGTGGAGCGGAACGCCCAAACGCGTCTCATTGAAGAAGAAGAGCGACGCTCCGAGGCTTCCATCCCCTAAGACAGTCAGTCATGGCGACCACAATCTGTAAGCTGTTTGTCGGAGGACTGAATGTGGAGACCACGGTCGATGGCCTCCGCGGTCACTTCGAGCAGTTCGGGACGCTCAGCGACTGCGTGGTGGTCATGAACCAGGCGGTCGGGCGGTCTCGCTGCTTCGGCTTCATCACCTACTCGACACCGGAGGAGGCCGACACAGCAATGGCGGCTAAGCCACATGTTGTCGATGGCAACAACGTGGAACTGAAAAAGGCCATAGCCCGGGAGGACGCCAGCAAGCCGGACATCCTCGCTAATGTCAAGAAGATCTTCGTCGGCGGCGTGAAGGACCACCTCGAGTCGGAACACCTGGTCGACTACTTCTCCAAGTTCGGCGTGGTGGAGAAGGCCGAGATCATCTCCGACAAGCAGACCGGCAGGAAGAGGGGCTTCGCCTTTGTCTACTTCGAGGACAGCGACTCCGCCACGAAAGCGGTGAACACCAAATACCACGACATCGACGGGAAccaggtggaggtgaagaaggcGATGACCAAGCAGGAGATGTCCAGCGGCGGCGGCAGGGGAGGCAGGGGCCGGGGCAGAGGGATGCCGAGCTTCGGCGgcggaagaggaggaggcggcggctaCAGGGGAGGCtacggcggcggcggcggttaCGGCGGCGGTGGTGGTTACGGAGGCGGTTACGGTTACGCAGGGGGTTACAACGGCggcggaggagcagcagcttaCGGAGGCTACGAAGAATACGACCAGGGTGGCGATTACAACAACGGGGACTATGGGGAGGGCTACGGACAGCAGCAGTCCAACTATGGTGCAATGAAGGCGGACAGCTATTCTTACAGGAGCGGGGCTCCTTACAACCGGGGAGGGGGCGGCGGTGGCTACGGCCGAGGTGGCGGTGGAGGATTCGGCGGAGGTTATCAGTGACACCCTCCATTTGTGAGATGTTTATGGGGAAAATTCTGAACTTGAATCtacacacacggacacagtACACAAGCccaggtggaggggggggatgaAGGGTCTTCGTGGTTCAGGGCCCATCACCCAccatggatggatgaatgaatgagacTGTCCTCCTGGATCCGGCCCCCCGACCTCCTCTAATTCCACACATGGACTTTACTACTAAGAATTGTGAATTATTGAATTGtacttaatgtttgttttttttgggggggggggtggattgTTTTGAACTATTTGTAATCCATGTCAGTCACTGCTTCTCCACTCAGatgtgagtttgtttgtcttGCAGACATGGCGTTACTGTTTCATGAGCTCAGGGTTTTAGGTGAAGTTGTCTGGCGACGTGGGACTCGACTGCTTTCAGTTTGTtgatcttaaaaaaaacacacgtaTTTTTTTCGTACTGTTCTGTTTGACTGTAGAATGACCTTCTTCCACCTATCCCGTCCAATTAGGGCCTCCAGgcttttgtttaaattaaattaaactgttTTGAAATCCATGTGTTCAGTTTGAAATCCATGTGTTCAGTTTGCCCCATATGTTGTATTCTGCttttattaaagtttttaatgttttgaaaatCCATCTAATCTCgcagttttaatttaaattaccACGAGGCACCTTTTCCAGGAAGCAATCGTCTGGGATCTTGCGATATGAGCCACCACCAGGGGGGGGTGTTGTCTGAGAAGTAGTGCATCTCATGTTCATCGGCCATTTTACACTGAAGATATAGGAAGCTGATTGTGTGCTTCACCAAAAATTAGCACTGTAATGCTGATAAGTTCAGATGCTGCCTTTTTAATAcaataaacatacaaacaaccTTTGATCCATTGAAATGTTTCCAACATGGGTGCATGGTGAAATATGATAAATCTTAATactgattaaaatgttttttacttgttATTAAGTGTAATATTTTCAGTTTAGCCTTGACAGCAGGGTTTTCCAGAATAACTGGTTTTGTTAACAATCGAGTCGTCTGTTCTGTAGTAGCTTGTCCTGTTGGGAACTCGTtgacagagcagctgcagaatTGTGGcctgattattttatttcaataccCTCTCCTAGTGGAGAGAATCATTTTAGGAGTAAATCAGAATATTATCAAATTAGAAGGACACTCAGAGCACATAACGCCACAAGTCCcaacaatttattttatgaaaccacgtttaaattcactagatttaggtttttatgtggatctgcaccaaaatgcataaatatcagtcccagaaacgtgtcagatttttttcttcccatcaagatccattaattctCTCGGAAAAGTTGAAAAACGTCCCATCTTGcaatattaaaaaaagtgaaataatacATTCCTGGATTTGCCCCCTCCCAAGAATCTcgccaaaatgtaatgaccCATATCGTATGGGTTTGTTCCACTAAGCTTCCTGCTCATCTGGccggtagtttttgtgtaaccctgcAAACAaactcagacaaaaacataaccaaggaggtggaggaaggttTATATTCCTACATACTTCGTATTGGTAAGTTATGGGTTTGATTTCCTCATTTTGAATCACACTGCTCTGTCACACATTCCAATAACGTGATTTACCTTAAACCTTCTTGGCGAGGAAAGCATGTTTTAAGagcaaaagaataaaatgtgcTGCACATTAGACATAAAAAAGGACTAGACAACATATTGTATAAAAGACAAGTCGATCTGAAATTACATAATTAGGATCTGTAagagtaaaatataatatagCTTCAATTACCCAAAAGGGGAGCAGAGTTTATCTGGGATAAATGCTTAAAACTGAATGCAGCTTctccatgtttatttttataaacagttcCACCACCAAAA contains these protein-coding regions:
- the LOC117769271 gene encoding heterogeneous nuclear ribonucleoprotein A0-like, with amino-acid sequence MSDQLCKLFVGGLNVDTDSDGLRKHFEQYGTLTDCVVVVNKTLQRSRCFGFVTYSTPEEADCAMGARPHTVDGNTVEVKRAVAREDANKPEALAKVKKIFVGGLKDDIEEEHLMDHFSQYGEIEKAEVISDKETGKKRGFGFVYFNEHDAADKAVVVKFHSINGHKVEVKKALTKQEMQASGRGGMGMGGGRGRGMRGGQNGYGNREYGNYNYGNGGGYNGGGGGGYGGGYGGYGGGGYGDQGSGYGGGNGYNEFGSGYGQHTSGYGPMKGGPFGGQRSAAPYTRGGGGGGGGYPRGGGGGYGSGGY
- the LOC117769272 gene encoding heterogeneous nuclear ribonucleoprotein A0-like isoform X2, whose amino-acid sequence is MATTICKLFVGGLNVETTVDGLRGHFEQFGTLSDCVVVMNQAVGRSRCFGFITYSTPEEADTAMAAKPHVVDGNNVELKKAIAREDASKPDILANVKKIFVGGVKDHLESEHLVDYFSKFGVVEKAEIISDKQTGRKRGFAFVYFEDSDSATKAVNTKYHDIDGNQVEVKKAMTKQEMSSGGGRGGRGRGRGMPSFGGGRGGGGGYRGGYGGGGGYGGGGGYGGAYGGYEEYDQGGDYNNGDYGEGYGQQQSNYGAMKADSYSYRSGAPYNRGGGGGGYGRGGGGGFGGGYQ
- the LOC117769272 gene encoding heterogeneous nuclear ribonucleoprotein A0-like isoform X1; amino-acid sequence: MATTICKLFVGGLNVETTVDGLRGHFEQFGTLSDCVVVMNQAVGRSRCFGFITYSTPEEADTAMAAKPHVVDGNNVELKKAIAREDASKPDILANVKKIFVGGVKDHLESEHLVDYFSKFGVVEKAEIISDKQTGRKRGFAFVYFEDSDSATKAVNTKYHDIDGNQVEVKKAMTKQEMSSGGGRGGRGRGRGMPSFGGGRGGGGGYRGGYGGGGGYGGGGGYGGGYGYAGGYNGGGGAAAYGGYEEYDQGGDYNNGDYGEGYGQQQSNYGAMKADSYSYRSGAPYNRGGGGGGYGRGGGGGFGGGYQ